In Arachis hypogaea cultivar Tifrunner chromosome 17, arahy.Tifrunner.gnm2.J5K5, whole genome shotgun sequence, a single window of DNA contains:
- the LOC140180586 gene encoding rho GTPase-activating protein 7-like translates to MTSKTDESVQENDGAPNLDPQPQPESQTGSPEHPLFKSSSSTKVFKSGPLFISSKGIGWTSWKKRWFVLTQTSLVFFRSDPFSSQKY, encoded by the exons ATGACTAGCAAAACTGATGAATCAGTTCAG GAAAATGATGGTGCTCCTAATCTCGATCCTCAACCTCAACCTGAGTCCCAAACTGGGTCACCAGAGCATCCTCTTTTCAAGAGTAGCAGTAGCACCAAG GTTTTCAAAAGTGGGCCACTTTTCATATCTTCCAAAG GTATTGGATGGACATCCTGGAAGAAAAGGTGGTTTGTTTTAACACAAACTTCACTTGTTTTCTTTAGAAGTGATCCA tTTAGCTCTCAGAAGTACTAA